From the genome of Rana temporaria chromosome 8, aRanTem1.1, whole genome shotgun sequence:
TCACTCATGGACAAACTATGAACATCAAGCTATCACAACCTTTACTAAATGCATTAGACTACCCACAGGCCAACCAAGGGCATGACACAGAGGCCAACTGCTGCCAAGATAAAACCCTCCAATGAAGCCATGACAATAGGCATAATCAGAGAAGGTGTCTAGGGCCAGATGAATGGAAGACATTCAATATAAGTAATTGCACTCCCAGCCATGTCTTAGGGGTGAACCTGCGCCTTGCTCATAGCCCTTTACAGCAGTATATAGTTGCTATTCTTTCACTCTCCCAACACTCCATTCAGCAACCAGATGTCTGTGTAAGCTAAGAGTTGCAGCTTACACAGGCCTATGGACACACCATGTGATGATTGGGCCAGTGAAATCTCTGCTCTTCTGTTTTTGGAATTACCCAGTATTTTCTTTGGCTCAtgtcactaatgccgcgtacacacgatcatttttcagcataaaaaaacatagtttttcaaaaaacgtcatttaaaatgatcgtgtgtgggcttcacatcatttttcaggttctgaaaaacgaccaaaaaaaattgaacatcctgcattttttaacgtcgttttaaacaatgtcgtttttcaggttgtaaaaaatgatcgtgtgtgggctaaatggcgaaaaaacctgcgcatgctcagaagcaagttatgagacgggagcactcgttctggtaaaactaccgttcataatggagtaagcacattcatcactttaaaacagacaaaaaagcgcgaatcgtcttttactaacacggaatcagctaaagcatcccaaaggcgaatggaacttcccctttaaagtgccgtcgtacgtgttgcgtcaccgtgctttgctagatcattttttaaaaacaatggtgtgtaggcaacgtcgttttaatgatgaagttgggaaaatgtcgttttttagacatgctgaaaaacaaagttttctttcctgctgaaaaatgatcgtgtgtacgcggcatgtgcAGCAAAGGAACACATGAAAAGTGGGTATATGCTTGGGAAGAGTGGGGAATTAAATCAAAACCTTTGCTTTGCATTTAATGAAGCCCAGTGTGCTTCCAGAAGAGACCCTCAAAACACCCCCATAGGCAGGGATGGCGAAAAACATctcctttagcccaggttcacactgctccGACATGAAAGTAGCATGACTTCCGATCTAAGTTTCCCGACAACTTcagtctgactttgatcctacttagTGTGACTTTTTACCCTCTATAGCATTGAAGTCGTATCAAAATCAGACCAAAATAGTGCAGAaatcttttctaaagtcggagcgacttgtgtcgGATCAGTAAAGAatactctcatagggaaacattgaatatGACATgtaatgcgacttgtgctctaacAAGTCAAATCCCATGTCACACCAGAGTGAACCGGGCCTAACTCTATAATATAAAGTTAGAAAACCTCTTTAAAATAATTTCATGACCTGGCATCCATCAGCCAAAGCGTCCTTTTACCATAGCTCAAGGAGCCCTTCAGGTGATCTCTCCAGTATAGatacataaaacaatataaatacttTTTAATAACGAGTAATGAAAGGCTAGATTCCCTTGTATGTTGAATTACTGTCTGTGGAGGCAGTAACGACAAATCTCCCTAATGGAGACCCAAAGAGCAATACAATTGACAAAACGTCTTGGTGGTGCAGTCCACAGAAGATATGACTTTCCACATgttgaattccaaaaaaaaatgtcaaaatgttAGCTTAAATTTTGAAAACTCTCTGAAGATTGCATATAAATGAAATAATTATTCTACTTATGATTCCTTCCAAGTTCATCTACAAAATTGACCTTCATTTTAGTGTAGTTAtccatgtgaattttttttctgcagcaaaCTGCATACAAATGCATATTGATTATACAACTATCCAAGTCACAGCCGAGCACTTATTATGAACACAAACTGTCAAATAGTCTCCATGAATATTTATTGACCAATATAAGGCCTTATCCTGTCTTATGTGTTCTCCTGGCCACATCTTCCTAGAAAAGAAAGAAGGTTCATGCATCAGCACTCTGCAGATGTTGTACACTTTGCACCCAAGCAGGCTAGATTGGGAATACTTTGTTTTCTGATATTGGCAGCTGAGCAAAAGAATTGCAAGTGCTCTCTTCCTCCTCAGTCTTCCTGTTGGATGTTATGTGTGCAGCTATGGCCTGCATTTCTCCACCATTGCGATTCACCACTGCTCTCTCCGAAGTTGCAATGTTGGACTCTTTAGGTTCCAGGTCATGGCAGTGGAACATCTGAAGCAGACATCTTCTGAACTGTGAAAAGACGGAAAGTGTTGACTCTAAGTATAAATATTCAAGAAGTTAATCAAACTATAAACAAGGCACATATTCATCCCCATTGGAGACATGGAAGGATGGAAGAAGAAATCTCTCCACAGGACACAACACAAGCAGAGAGCTAGTATTTCTGAAAGAGGGCCAACAGTGGAAATCACTGTACGGTATctattttctttaaaatgtaatttttatggAGTTTATCATAGCTTAGAAGctttccttttccccctcaatctAATAAAAGTTGTATGTTACATAATGACCATGCTTATTTCCTATTAGACTTGAAAACTATCCCACTCATCCAGACTACTATGTACTAAGTCTGCCCAACCATTTAAATATGTATACAAATCAAAACAAATTGCATTACATACTAGAGGTACTTCTCATTTTTCACCTTGGCCACCAGAGTAGATCTAAACCCAATCCCAGACCTCATATAATGTTCAACATGcttc
Proteins encoded in this window:
- the LOC120946960 gene encoding opsin-VA-like, translating into MVIIMILAFLVCWSPYAAFSILVTAHPTIELDARLSAIPAFFAKTASMYNPVIYVFMNKQFRRCLLQMFHCHDLEPKESNIATSERAVVNRNGGEMQAIAAHITSNRKTEEEESTCNSFAQLPISENKVFPI